Genomic window (Euzebya sp.):
CGGTCACGGGAGCTCCTCCGTGGTCAGGGGCACCGCGAGCTGGACGGCCGTCCCCCGGTCGGGTTCTGAGGTGATGGACAGGTCCGCGCCGAGCAGCGCGGCCCGCTCGGCCATGTTGCCGAGGCCGTGGCCGGGCACCACGGTGTCGGCGTCGAAGCCGCGACCGTCGTCGAGGATCTCGAGGACCAGCACCTCGTGCTCGACCTCCGCCCGGACCCGCACCAGCTCGGGCGCGGCGTGCTTGGCCGCGTTCGACAGCGCCTCGCGGGCGATGTGGAGCACGTCCGGCACGACGTCGTCGGAGACGTGGAGGTCGAGCGACGAGCCGATCTCCGCGGACAGCGCCAGCTCGGCGTTGCGCTCGTACTCGTCGATGAGCTCCACGAGCCCCTTCTCGAGGCTGGTGTCGGACGTCTGCTCCGACCGGAGGGTGAAGATCGTCCCGCGGATCTCCTTGATGGTGGCGTCGAGCTGGTCGATCGTCTGGTCCACCCGCTGGGTGACGCGGTCCGGGTCTGAGCCGATCAGCGGCCGGACGCCCTCGAGCCCCATCCCGATGCTGAACAGCACCTGGATCACGCCGTCGTGCAGGTCGCGGCTGATCCGGTCGCGCTCGTCCTGCACCGCGATCGTCCGCCGGACCTCCGCGAGCTGCGCGGCGTTGATCGCCAACCCGGCGACGGCCGACAGGACCGTGACGACGTCGACGTCCCGCTCGTCGAACCCGCCCGCCTTCTCGGTCAGGTAGAGGTTGCCGTAGATCCGCCCGCCCGCGCGGACCGGCAACCCGAGGAAGGTGTGCATCGGCGGGTGGTTGGCGGGGAACCCCACGGAGGAGGGGTGGGTGCCGAGGTCCTCGGACACGATCAGCGACGGCCGGTGGATCAGCTCGCCCAGCACGCCCTTGCCGGTCGGGGGCGCCCCGATGGACCGCACGGTGGCCGGGTCCATCCCCTCGTGGATGAAGTGGACGATGCGCTCGCGGCCCTCGGCCAGGACGCCGAGCGCTCCGTAGCGCGCCCCGGTGGCCGCACGCGCGGCGGACACGATCTGGGGGAGGAGGCGGTCGAGCGTGATCTCGCCGCCGAGGGACTCCGCCACGGTCGCCAGCGCCGCGGCGATGCCCCCGGCGCGCTCCGCGCTCGACGCCGAGGCGTCCGGCGCGTCGGGCCCGTCGGGGTGTCGTGGGGTGGTCACGCCGCGGAGCGTAGAGCACCGCCGGGGCCGCGGCGATCACCCGCCGGCCCGTCGCGGCGCGCCCCCCCCCGGTGACGAGGGTCCCGGACGGCCCGGGACCCTCGGCCCTGCCGACGGACCCCCCGAGCGCCGAAGGTGTGGACATGAGCAGGCTCCTCGACACCACGATCCCGGTCGGCGGGGACGTCATCGACGTCGCCGAAGACCGCTTCACCGGCTCGCCGGACATCTGGCTGGCCGACGACGTGCGCCCCCACGGCGCGTCGTGGCAGGGCGAGGTCCGCGTCGGCCGACTCCGCCGTCCCGTGCACGTCGACGTCGGCGCACCCTGGCTGCGGGGCCAGACCGTCAGCCGCGCGATCGCCTGGACGCCGGTCCGCCGGGTCGAGGGCGACGGGACCGTCACCGACGGGCGGCTGCCGGCGTTCACGGGCCAGATCTCGCTGCGGCGAGATCCCACGGGCGCGGCATGGCTGCGCCTGGTCGGCACCTACGACCCCCCGGGCGGCGCGGTGGGCAACGCCCTCGACGCGCTGCTCCTGCACAAGGTCGCCGAGGTCACCGCCTCGCAGATGCTGGGCGACATCGAGGGCCGCCTGACCGCACCGGCCGACGAACCGGTCCTCGCCGCCCCGTAGACGGCCACCCGAGGGAGGTCCCGACCCATGACGTACATCTCACGGACCAAGCTGGTCGAGGTCGACGAGGACACGGCCTGGGCGCTGCTCCGGGACCACCAGTACGGCGTCGGCCGCATCGCCTTCGGCGGACCGCCGCCAGAGCTGCTCCCCGTCAACTACCTCCTCGACGGCCACGCCATCATCATCCAGACCGGCGAGGGCCAACTGCACGACACCGCGGAGCGGGCCGCGCAGGTGACGTTCGAGATCGACCACGTCCAGGCGGCCGGCTACGCCGAGCGGGCCAGCGGGTGGAGCGTCGTGGCCAAGGGACCGCTCACGGTCGTGGCCGACGGCTCGCTGAAGGCCTACCTGCGCCTGGGCCACCTCAAGCCGGCGCCGGGCGGTTTCAAGCCGTACTTCGTCCGCCTCGACGTCGACCGGATCACCGGCCGTCGCTTCTGACCGACCGGACCTGGTCGGGGGGGTGCTCGGCGACCTCGTCGGGGTCGTCGGCGGCGAAGCCCGCCAGCAGCGCGACCGCCTCGGCGCGGGACCGCAGCCCGAGCGTGCGGTAGACCCGCTCGAGGTGCTTGCGGACCGTGCCCTCGCTGATGCCGAGCCGCGCGGCGATCTCGGTGTTGCTGGCGCCGGTGCGCAGCGCCAGGAGCACCTCCGCCTGCCGGGGCCGGAGACCCAGCTGGCCGGCCAGGCCGACCGGGTCCAGCTCCGCCGCCCCCGTCGCGGCCCCCGTGGCGGACACCGTCGCGTGGCTCCGCGGCACCGGCGCGCCGAGCGCCGCGGCCGCCGCGCGGACGGTCCGCACGGCCACGGGCTCGTGGACCCCCGCCGCGTCCCGCAGCCCCATCGCGTCGTAGTCGGCGAACGCCCGGGCCGCGACCGCTGCCGCGTCAGGGGCCCCTGCCCGCCAGCGGGCGTAGGCGAGGAGCAGCAGGTGCCGCGGCCGGTCGAAGCGCTCGACGGCCAGGTCGACCAACACCTCGTGGCGGCGCTCCGCCTCCTCCGGATCCCCGTGCCGGGCCGCGTGCCCGAACGCGGCGGACTCGACGATGCGCGGGTCTTCGTCCCGCCGTGCCAGCGCCGCGTCCAGGCGCTCGGCGGCATCGGCCACCAACCCGGCGCGTGACAGCGCGTCGGCCATCTGGGACAGGAACAGCGGGCCCGTCGCCGTCGCCATGTACTCCCCG
Coding sequences:
- a CDS encoding GAF domain-containing sensor histidine kinase, which gives rise to MTTPRHPDGPDAPDASASSAERAGGIAAALATVAESLGGEITLDRLLPQIVSAARAATGARYGALGVLAEGRERIVHFIHEGMDPATVRSIGAPPTGKGVLGELIHRPSLIVSEDLGTHPSSVGFPANHPPMHTFLGLPVRAGGRIYGNLYLTEKAGGFDERDVDVVTVLSAVAGLAINAAQLAEVRRTIAVQDERDRISRDLHDGVIQVLFSIGMGLEGVRPLIGSDPDRVTQRVDQTIDQLDATIKEIRGTIFTLRSEQTSDTSLEKGLVELIDEYERNAELALSAEIGSSLDLHVSDDVVPDVLHIAREALSNAAKHAAPELVRVRAEVEHEVLVLEILDDGRGFDADTVVPGHGLGNMAERAALLGADLSITSEPDRGTAVQLAVPLTTEELP
- a CDS encoding pyridoxamine 5'-phosphate oxidase family protein, with amino-acid sequence MTYISRTKLVEVDEDTAWALLRDHQYGVGRIAFGGPPPELLPVNYLLDGHAIIIQTGEGQLHDTAERAAQVTFEIDHVQAAGYAERASGWSVVAKGPLTVVADGSLKAYLRLGHLKPAPGGFKPYFVRLDVDRITGRRF